In Arcobacter sp. F2176, a single genomic region encodes these proteins:
- a CDS encoding LysR family transcriptional regulator, producing MDSNLLKVFIAVANTKSISLGAKELNFTQSNVTLRIKQLEKSLGYELFHRTNRGVVLTLAGEKLYPYAVDIVKKVEEASLKMKNVDYQKLLKVGSTQSNTTIRLTKFIENINKNFKDMKLDFVVDSSLNLIEQLLNYKLDIAFVNGNPNHKDIEVLNIFKEDIVLVEPKDKIAEDTIFAYKNGCLNRIFLEEYLNNENENKYKKVNLENYELILACVKAGYGVALFSREIIEKFGYTEKLKITQMDFNLDTYLICRKDFIPMIENYLRDIKLI from the coding sequence ATGGATTCAAATTTATTAAAAGTATTTATCGCTGTTGCAAATACAAAGAGTATATCTTTGGGTGCAAAAGAGCTTAATTTTACCCAATCAAATGTAACATTAAGAATAAAACAGCTTGAAAAAAGTTTGGGCTATGAACTCTTTCATAGGACAAATAGGGGAGTTGTTTTAACCCTAGCTGGTGAAAAGCTTTATCCTTATGCTGTGGATATTGTAAAAAAAGTTGAAGAAGCTAGTTTAAAGATGAAAAATGTAGATTATCAAAAGCTTTTAAAAGTAGGTTCAACCCAATCAAATACTACTATTAGACTTACAAAGTTTATAGAAAATATAAATAAAAACTTCAAAGATATGAAACTAGACTTTGTAGTTGATAGTAGTTTAAATCTAATAGAACAACTGCTTAATTATAAACTTGATATTGCCTTTGTAAATGGAAACCCAAATCATAAAGACATAGAAGTTTTAAATATATTTAAAGAAGATATTGTCTTAGTTGAACCAAAGGACAAAATAGCAGAAGATACTATTTTTGCATATAAAAATGGTTGCTTAAATCGTATATTTTTAGAAGAATATTTAAATAATGAAAATGAAAATAAATACAAAAAAGTAAACCTAGAAAACTATGAGTTGATACTTGCATGTGTGAAAGCAGGATATGGAGTAGCTCTATTTTCAAGAGAGATTATCGAAAAGTTTGGTTATACAGAAAAATTAAAAATTACACAGATGGATTTTAACTTGGATACTTACTTGATATGTAGAAAAGATTTTATTCCTATGATTGAAAATTATTTAAGAGATATAAAATTGATATAA
- a CDS encoding DUF86 domain-containing protein, with protein sequence MSSAKQKLEFILENISNIEEFKTKYKTIEALLTDSMGYNATLMCLFQIGETLHKLRDESFADKLPIKGTYDVRNFIAHDYEGVNKVIIEDVIRLHLPQLKANIEVILPKI encoded by the coding sequence ATGTCTAGTGCAAAACAAAAGCTTGAGTTTATTTTAGAAAATATTTCAAATATTGAAGAATTTAAAACTAAATACAAAACTATTGAAGCTTTGTTAACTGATTCGATGGGTTACAATGCTACTTTAATGTGTTTGTTTCAAATTGGTGAAACATTACATAAGCTAAGAGATGAATCTTTTGCAGATAAATTACCTATAAAAGGTACTTATGATGTTAGAAATTTTATTGCACATGATTATGAAGGTGTAAATAAAGTTATTATTGAAGATGTTATAAGATTACACTTGCCACAACTTAAAGCAAATATTGAAGTTATTCTTCCAAAAATATAA
- a CDS encoding DUF1656 domain-containing protein — translation MNLIVSILGIQIPALIVIFLCAGLIQVLLNKVLADLGVYEFVWHPGLFRTALFVCVFTSFSLLIYK, via the coding sequence ATGAATTTAATCGTATCGATTTTAGGTATCCAGATTCCAGCACTAATAGTAATATTTTTATGTGCAGGATTAATCCAAGTATTACTAAATAAGGTTTTAGCCGACTTAGGAGTTTATGAATTTGTCTGGCATCCAGGACTATTTAGAACAGCACTTTTCGTGTGTGTTTTTACAAGCTTTTCGCTACTAATTTATAAATAA
- a CDS encoding TAXI family TRAP transporter solute-binding subunit has protein sequence MKLSKILSIATICAITLSANASERITLKAAKSTSSYYQMAVQIGEDVSKASNKNLSVTIEESQGSVQNVKEVRKRKGNYVFTTPPALIGLAKNKQAMFKNDNPEDYAKIRSLFPIPYLTMHMVVRADSDIKTYEDLKGKSLLIGKGSFGAKEAKKYIDLFGLKDDVKLIGAELSGAVTALKNGQIDGFATSGSYPAPNVIEASASDKIRLLSMNDEQITKTKRDKIIIPAGTYTGVDVDVATTTLPVGVYTTTNMSEETAYKLTKAFWQSKPQLEKQNIWWKAITFKNLNMFKTKLHKGALKYYMEVNATIPQSLK, from the coding sequence ATGAAATTATCAAAAATCTTATCAATAGCTACAATATGTGCTATTACGCTAAGTGCAAATGCATCTGAGCGAATAACTTTAAAAGCTGCAAAATCTACATCATCTTATTATCAAATGGCAGTACAAATTGGTGAAGATGTTAGTAAAGCTTCAAATAAAAATTTGAGTGTAACAATTGAAGAGAGTCAAGGGTCTGTTCAAAATGTAAAAGAGGTACGAAAAAGAAAAGGAAATTATGTTTTTACAACACCTCCTGCTTTAATTGGATTAGCTAAAAACAAACAAGCTATGTTTAAAAATGATAATCCAGAGGATTATGCAAAAATAAGATCACTTTTTCCTATCCCATATTTGACTATGCATATGGTTGTAAGAGCTGATTCTGATATTAAAACTTATGAAGATTTGAAAGGAAAATCATTACTTATAGGAAAAGGAAGTTTTGGAGCTAAAGAGGCTAAAAAATATATTGATTTATTTGGTTTAAAAGATGATGTTAAACTAATAGGTGCAGAATTATCAGGTGCAGTTACTGCACTTAAAAATGGACAAATTGATGGGTTTGCAACTTCTGGTTCTTATCCTGCACCAAATGTAATAGAAGCAAGTGCTAGTGATAAAATAAGACTTTTAAGTATGAATGATGAACAAATTACAAAAACAAAAAGAGATAAAATAATAATCCCTGCTGGTACATATACAGGTGTTGATGTAGATGTTGCAACAACTACACTTCCAGTTGGAGTTTATACAACTACAAATATGAGTGAAGAGACTGCTTACAAACTTACAAAAGCATTTTGGCAATCAAAACCACAGTTAGAGAAACAAAATATTTGGTGGAAAGCAATCACATTTAAAAACTTAAATATGTTTAAAACAAAACTACATAAAGGTGCATTAAAATACTATATGGAAGTTAATGCCACTATTCCTCAAAGCCTAAAATAA
- a CDS encoding TolC family protein: protein MKIILCVISLTILFSGCVPKVTTSNTIKDTKIDDELIKDLNEFSSNDIELKNSWWKDFNDKQLNILIEDAIKNAPSLKQLEAKYQKANNIIKAKKSSNLPNVNFESQATRQRFSENYIFPEPLSGNYYNLYQTGLNLQYDFDFWNQRASLIKASKNEALAQDALIKVKQLAISTSTSKLYISWNFKIEKLKKLSTLKKLIYEKHHILNELYNMGLSNKEKVNESNYLIEKINQDILNVNEEIENIKNSIAVIAGLLPSQINKLENPSISNEYKISIPKDIHLNIVSHLPEVAVQKYLLASKEQYIENAKSKFYPNIRLSGLLHFTSFPFSQLLKESSFDPEAGVAFSLPIFDAKRRESNLNTKVNDYNAQVYAYNETIIKAVNNIVTTLKKIQLNKSQEKSEKIVISNKNKNKNIEKRVYELGIKNKINFINKNIELEEEKIKEIALQDKKFQLHIDLIEALGGGYKNKAKDVLSSK, encoded by the coding sequence ATGAAAATAATACTATGTGTAATTTCATTAACTATTCTATTTTCAGGATGTGTTCCTAAAGTAACAACATCAAATACAATAAAAGATACAAAAATAGATGATGAGTTAATTAAAGATTTAAATGAATTTTCAAGTAATGATATAGAACTAAAAAATTCTTGGTGGAAAGATTTTAATGATAAACAACTAAATATATTAATAGAAGATGCAATAAAAAATGCTCCAAGTTTAAAACAACTAGAGGCAAAATACCAAAAAGCAAACAATATAATCAAAGCAAAAAAATCTTCAAATTTACCAAATGTAAATTTTGAATCCCAAGCTACTAGACAAAGATTTAGTGAAAACTATATTTTCCCAGAACCATTAAGTGGAAACTATTATAATCTTTATCAAACAGGTTTAAATTTACAATACGATTTTGACTTTTGGAATCAAAGAGCTTCATTAATTAAAGCTTCAAAAAATGAAGCCTTGGCTCAAGATGCCTTGATAAAAGTAAAACAATTGGCAATTTCTACTTCTACTAGTAAGTTATATATCTCTTGGAATTTCAAAATTGAAAAATTGAAAAAACTCTCTACTTTAAAAAAATTGATTTATGAAAAACATCATATTTTAAATGAATTGTATAATATGGGACTATCAAATAAAGAAAAAGTAAATGAAAGCAACTACTTAATCGAAAAAATCAACCAAGATATTTTAAATGTAAACGAAGAAATCGAAAATATAAAAAACTCTATTGCAGTTATTGCAGGACTTTTACCATCACAAATAAATAAGTTAGAAAACCCTTCTATTTCAAATGAATACAAAATCTCTATACCCAAAGATATTCATTTAAATATTGTTTCTCACTTGCCAGAAGTAGCTGTTCAAAAATATCTTTTAGCAAGTAAAGAACAATATATAGAAAATGCAAAATCAAAGTTTTATCCAAATATTAGATTAAGTGGTTTGTTGCATTTTACATCATTTCCATTTTCCCAATTGCTTAAAGAATCTTCTTTTGATCCAGAAGCTGGTGTGGCCTTTTCTTTACCAATTTTTGATGCAAAAAGAAGAGAATCAAACCTAAATACAAAAGTAAATGATTATAATGCCCAAGTATATGCATACAATGAGACAATAATAAAAGCTGTAAATAATATAGTTACAACATTAAAGAAAATACAATTAAATAAGTCCCAAGAAAAATCTGAAAAAATAGTTATTTCTAATAAAAACAAAAACAAAAATATTGAAAAAAGAGTGTATGAATTAGGTATAAAAAACAAAATCAATTTTATAAATAAGAACATAGAATTAGAAGAAGAAAAAATAAAAGAAATCGCACTACAAGACAAGAAATTTCAACTTCATATTGATTTAATTGAAGCCTTAGGTGGTGGATATAAAAATAAGGCAAAAGATGTACTTAGTAGCAAGTAA
- a CDS encoding FUSC family protein: MYLVASKQNISLAIEEWINKDLPIFKYIIKSTIAALLALCICMYFNLAMPQTSVFTVFIVMQPFSGLVFSKSYYRFVGTVIGTIMAIILVGAFAQDRVSFTLFFALWVGLCSVISFMSRNFMSYGFVLTGYTIALVAMPTIENPLNVFTYGIDRLSEVVIGLLCASFVSEILFPQKLSNTLLKGEQNKFSLLITSLSKSENLFDFENENINYARDILGSDALRVNSSFETNMKKTDKLYYKRLNSQFMHINTTFFSLRNTLNNNKDNSEFIDSLKRIYIDFEKCLSNYSNSNNLPALINELKKVKDITKMKIEEEKKSLDLDDFDLIHDFNTITSLFLRLESEIYDYCNTYYGFTTNSDKIKRLEKFAENLKFSTYSDNVLISLMILRASITLIIVITIWIISGWEYGSLAVLPAVANTLLLSTAPNPVGATKNFLKGAAVGFIITPIYNFYIIPMYVSDLFTLCLFLTPVLAGISLFMILPGKNLIGFGFLLIFITTCAIHTQYSISFDTFMDMNIATVVGLLFSGLSFILINFTSNIWIESRVKKALSKQIEITTKDKLALQRVRLESASFDLIQRYSAIGRLDNKSNNKIFRWVLLILEIGKAIINIRKNATLFTKSKPPEINKILILIRKYFDLKDKNNKEEQMEKIREVINEFEHVHLRSANDQKLLKDIYLDFSIIYSLMKRKEFLPIKGETI, from the coding sequence ATGTACTTAGTAGCAAGTAAGCAAAATATATCTTTAGCCATAGAGGAATGGATAAATAAAGACTTACCCATCTTTAAATATATAATAAAATCAACTATTGCTGCACTTTTGGCTTTATGTATTTGTATGTATTTTAACTTAGCTATGCCACAAACTTCAGTATTTACTGTATTTATTGTAATGCAACCCTTTAGTGGACTTGTATTTTCAAAAAGTTATTATAGATTTGTAGGAACCGTTATTGGTACAATAATGGCAATAATTCTAGTTGGTGCTTTTGCCCAAGATAGAGTATCCTTTACTCTGTTTTTTGCCCTATGGGTTGGACTTTGTTCAGTGATTAGTTTTATGTCAAGAAACTTTATGTCTTATGGGTTTGTACTAACAGGATATACCATTGCCTTAGTTGCAATGCCTACGATTGAAAATCCTTTAAATGTATTTACATATGGAATAGATAGATTATCAGAAGTGGTAATTGGTCTTTTATGTGCAAGTTTTGTAAGTGAGATACTCTTTCCTCAAAAACTATCAAATACACTTTTAAAAGGTGAGCAAAATAAATTTAGCCTTTTGATTACTTCACTTAGCAAGAGTGAAAATCTATTTGATTTTGAAAATGAAAATATAAACTATGCAAGGGATATTTTAGGTTCTGATGCCTTAAGAGTAAATAGCTCTTTTGAAACAAATATGAAAAAAACCGATAAGTTATATTATAAGAGATTAAATTCTCAATTTATGCACATAAATACCACATTTTTTTCACTTAGAAATACACTAAATAATAATAAAGATAATAGTGAATTTATTGACTCACTTAAAAGAATTTATATAGATTTTGAAAAATGTTTATCAAACTATTCAAATAGCAATAATTTGCCAGCTTTAATAAATGAACTAAAAAAAGTAAAAGATATTACAAAAATGAAAATTGAAGAAGAAAAGAAGAGTCTTGATTTAGATGATTTTGATTTAATTCATGATTTTAACACTATTACCTCACTTTTTCTTAGATTAGAATCTGAGATTTATGATTATTGTAATACTTATTATGGTTTTACAACAAATAGTGACAAAATAAAAAGACTAGAGAAATTTGCTGAAAATTTAAAATTTTCCACTTATAGTGATAATGTACTTATTTCACTTATGATTCTAAGAGCTTCAATAACCTTAATCATTGTTATAACTATTTGGATAATCTCAGGTTGGGAATATGGTTCTTTAGCAGTACTGCCAGCAGTTGCTAATACTCTACTTTTAAGTACTGCCCCAAATCCAGTGGGAGCTACTAAAAACTTCTTAAAAGGTGCAGCTGTAGGTTTTATTATAACTCCCATATATAACTTTTATATCATTCCTATGTATGTAAGTGATTTATTTACCTTGTGTTTATTTTTAACTCCTGTGTTAGCTGGAATTTCACTTTTTATGATACTGCCAGGAAAAAACTTGATTGGATTTGGGTTTTTACTTATATTTATTACAACTTGTGCTATTCACACACAATATAGTATAAGTTTTGACACATTTATGGATATGAACATAGCTACAGTTGTTGGACTACTTTTTTCCGGACTTAGTTTTATACTTATAAATTTTACATCAAATATTTGGATTGAATCAAGGGTAAAAAAGGCCTTATCAAAACAAATTGAGATAACAACTAAAGATAAACTTGCCCTGCAAAGAGTGAGACTTGAAAGTGCAAGTTTTGATTTAATACAAAGATACTCAGCAATAGGAAGACTTGATAACAAATCAAATAACAAGATATTTAGATGGGTACTTTTAATACTTGAAATAGGAAAAGCTATTATAAATATAAGAAAAAATGCGACACTTTTTACAAAATCAAAACCACCAGAGATAAATAAAATACTTATCTTGATTAGAAAGTATTTTGACTTAAAAGATAAAAATAATAAAGAAGAACAAATGGAAAAAATAAGAGAAGTAATAAATGAATTTGAACATGTTCACTTACGATCAGCCAATGATCAAAAACTTTTAAAAGATATATATTTGGACTTTTCAATTATATACTCACTTATGAAAAGAAAAGAGTTTTTACCAATAAAAGGAGAAACTATATGA
- a CDS encoding sulfite exporter TauE/SafE family protein: MDFDFILAFAVILLISSIVHGGIGFGFGMICTPLVALFTDIQTTIMYMLIPTMLVNIVSIMSEGKFFEALRKFWFIITLMVIGSCIGTGLLIFANSEYFKLLLALIIFVYLFQSLVKIEATFVSKYPRASTYGLGIFGGILSGLTNIVAPLMIMYSIEMKYSKKDTIQLSNLCFLFTKIGQMGVFLYYGSFTFESFKVSMLSLIIVAIGLFFGIKLKKRIDAKFYAKILKVLLFIIATILVIETVGH, translated from the coding sequence ATGGACTTTGATTTTATTCTTGCTTTTGCTGTTATTCTTTTGATTTCTTCTATTGTTCATGGTGGTATTGGTTTTGGCTTTGGCATGATTTGTACGCCCTTGGTTGCTTTATTTACTGATATTCAAACTACTATAATGTATATGCTTATTCCTACTATGCTTGTAAATATTGTAAGTATCATGAGTGAGGGTAAGTTTTTTGAGGCTTTGAGGAAGTTTTGGTTTATCATAACTCTCATGGTGATAGGTAGTTGTATAGGTACGGGTTTGCTTATATTTGCCAACTCTGAGTATTTTAAACTTCTTTTGGCTTTGATTATTTTTGTTTATTTATTTCAATCTTTGGTCAAAATTGAGGCTACTTTTGTATCTAAATATCCTAGAGCTTCAACTTATGGGTTAGGTATCTTTGGTGGTATTTTATCAGGTCTTACAAATATTGTAGCTCCTTTGATGATAATGTATAGCATAGAGATGAAGTATTCAAAAAAAGATACTATTCAGTTATCAAATTTGTGTTTTCTTTTTACAAAAATTGGACAGATGGGTGTATTTTTGTATTATGGTTCTTTTACTTTTGAATCTTTTAAAGTATCAATGCTGAGTTTGATTATAGTTGCTATAGGTCTATTTTTTGGTATAAAGTTGAAAAAGAGAATCGATGCAAAGTTTTATGCAAAGATATTAAAAGTTTTACTATTTATTATAGCTACTATTTTAGTAATTGAAACGGTTGGTCATTAA
- a CDS encoding nucleotidyltransferase family protein, whose product MEKELLNKIKIEKQKLLEDGFKIIGVFGSYATNTQTKDSDIDLLYDIEPTFVKKYAGFEAFSRLSEIKESLQKSLNLKVDISTIDNNSTTFKKYALKDVVYV is encoded by the coding sequence ATGGAAAAAGAATTATTAAATAAAATTAAAATTGAGAAACAAAAACTTTTAGAAGATGGTTTTAAAATCATTGGAGTGTTTGGTTCTTATGCTACTAATACTCAAACAAAAGATAGTGATATTGATTTATTGTATGATATTGAGCCTACTTTTGTGAAAAAATATGCTGGCTTTGAGGCTTTTTCTCGATTGTCTGAGATAAAAGAATCTTTGCAAAAATCTTTGAATCTTAAAGTTGATATTTCTACTATTGATAATAATTCTACTACATTTAAAAAATATGCCCTAAAAGATGTTGTTTATGTCTAG
- a CDS encoding nucleotidyltransferase family protein, whose protein sequence is MTKEYIINYLSEHKDEFSKKFGITKLGLFDSYVRSEAKENSDIDILVELENGLINIYDKKSEFRNVLENHFQKKINIVREKYLIPIIKEDILREVKYI, encoded by the coding sequence GTGACAAAAGAATATATTATTAATTATCTTAGTGAACATAAAGATGAATTTTCTAAAAAATTTGGTATTACTAAGCTTGGGCTTTTTGACTCTTATGTTAGAAGTGAAGCTAAAGAGAATAGTGATATAGATATTCTTGTGGAGCTTGAAAATGGTCTTATTAACATTTACGATAAAAAATCTGAGTTTAGAAATGTATTAGAAAATCACTTTCAAAAGAAGATTAATATTGTAAGAGAAAAATATTTAATACCTATAATAAAAGAAGATATTTTAAGAGAAGTAAAATATATTTAG
- a CDS encoding GNAT family N-acetyltransferase — MSITIRDAVASDSQTILDFIIELAVYEKAEHEVKTNVKETREAIFGKNSTVKALICEEDGVAIGYAVYFYNYSTWLGKNGIYLEDLYVSQSKRGNGAGKTILKHLAKKALAENCGRFEWSCLDWNTPSREFYESLGAVAQTEWVGYRLEGETLNNFANS, encoded by the coding sequence ATGTCAATAACAATAAGAGATGCCGTTGCATCTGATTCACAAACTATTTTAGATTTTATTATTGAACTTGCTGTTTATGAAAAAGCAGAACATGAAGTTAAAACAAATGTTAAGGAGACAAGAGAAGCTATTTTTGGGAAAAACTCTACAGTAAAAGCTTTGATTTGTGAAGAAGATGGAGTAGCCATTGGTTATGCTGTTTATTTTTACAATTACTCAACTTGGCTTGGGAAAAATGGTATTTATCTTGAAGATTTATATGTATCTCAAAGTAAAAGAGGAAATGGTGCAGGAAAAACTATATTAAAACATCTTGCTAAAAAAGCTTTAGCTGAAAACTGTGGACGATTTGAATGGTCTTGTTTAGATTGGAATACTCCTTCAAGAGAGTTTTATGAAAGCCTTGGTGCTGTTGCTCAAACTGAGTGGGTAGGGTATAGACTTGAAGGTGAGACTTTAAATAATTTTGCTAATAGTTAA
- a CDS encoding MarR family winged helix-turn-helix transcriptional regulator, translating into MSFEIDNAFGVLVANIRNLLKNRLEKDLQEYGISPSESIIIRRLCEKDNLTQRELAKDTYFKQSSLTLLIDKLEKKGMVERRAKKNDRRAYLICITNEGKKLEQILKDASKKVEEEALKGIDKEKEALLIKTLKNIHSNLKS; encoded by the coding sequence ATGTCGTTTGAAATAGATAATGCATTTGGTGTATTAGTAGCCAATATACGAAATTTACTAAAAAATCGTTTAGAAAAAGACTTGCAGGAATATGGTATTTCCCCATCTGAGAGTATTATTATAAGAAGACTTTGTGAAAAAGACAATTTAACTCAAAGGGAGTTAGCAAAAGATACTTACTTTAAACAATCAAGCTTAACTCTTCTAATAGATAAACTTGAAAAAAAAGGAATGGTAGAGAGAAGAGCTAAAAAGAATGATAGAAGAGCATATTTGATTTGCATAACTAATGAAGGTAAAAAATTGGAACAAATTTTAAAAGATGCAAGTAAAAAAGTTGAAGAAGAAGCTTTAAAAGGTATAGATAAAGAAAAAGAAGCCTTATTAATTAAAACATTAAAAAATATACACTCAAATTTGAAGTCATAA
- a CDS encoding biotin/lipoyl-binding protein, with amino-acid sequence MQKNKIVQLLRYIITFSVVTIAIVLGMKLWQNYVDSPWTRDGRIRADITLIAPDVSGMISKVYVKDNQYVKKDDKLFEIDKKRFEANLQRAQSIVQIKKAQYLKKKAEYDKRIKGDDSIIPKDVKDDAKYNLLMAKEELNEALSKLDITKLDLQRATVYAPTSGWINNLLLKKGDFIQKGQSHISMLNENSFWVYGYFEEHKLTKINIGDEAIMNPLGTDFTIKGHVQSIATGITDRDNQIGKGLLANVNPSFTWVRLAQRIPVRIAIDEVPKGYTLRAGTTCTIELKNK; translated from the coding sequence ATGCAAAAAAATAAAATCGTACAACTTTTAAGATATATTATAACATTTAGCGTAGTTACTATAGCCATTGTTTTAGGAATGAAGTTGTGGCAAAACTATGTTGATTCTCCATGGACAAGAGATGGAAGAATAAGAGCAGATATTACTCTAATAGCACCTGATGTATCAGGAATGATTTCAAAAGTATATGTAAAAGATAATCAATATGTAAAAAAAGATGACAAACTATTTGAAATAGATAAAAAAAGATTTGAAGCAAACTTACAAAGAGCCCAATCAATTGTTCAAATAAAAAAAGCACAATATCTTAAGAAAAAAGCAGAATATGATAAAAGAATAAAAGGTGATGACAGTATTATTCCAAAAGATGTAAAAGATGATGCAAAATATAATTTGCTTATGGCAAAAGAGGAGTTAAATGAAGCCCTTTCAAAACTAGACATTACAAAACTTGATTTACAAAGAGCTACTGTATATGCACCTACAAGTGGTTGGATAAATAACTTACTTCTGAAAAAAGGTGATTTTATACAAAAAGGTCAAAGTCATATCTCTATGTTAAATGAAAACAGCTTTTGGGTTTATGGATATTTTGAAGAGCATAAACTTACAAAAATAAATATAGGTGATGAAGCTATTATGAATCCACTTGGAACTGACTTTACAATAAAAGGACATGTTCAAAGTATAGCAACAGGTATCACAGATAGAGATAACCAAATAGGAAAAGGACTTTTAGCAAATGTAAATCCATCATTTACATGGGTTAGACTAGCACAAAGAATACCTGTAAGAATAGCTATAGATGAAGTGCCAAAAGGATATACCTTAAGAGCAGGTACAACTTGTACCATAGAGTTAAAAAATAAATAA